Part of the Virgibacillus necropolis genome, GAGTCCCGGAATCGAAACTGGAAGCCCCGCCTCAAGCGCGGTCAATCGTGCCACGTTTCCACCGCCAGCGAGACAGTTTCCGAGAATAACATCATCCACTTCTTCTCCCTGTACTCGGGCACGATCAAGTGCTTCTTTCATAACGACACCGCCATAAATAGATGGATGAAGGTCCCTTAATGCTCCACCAAGTCTGGCAACCGGGGTTCTTACTGCAGATACTATCACTGCTTCTCTCATTGGTTCATTTCCTCCTTAACAAATCCTTTAATTTAGCTTAACTATGTTTTAAGCATTTACCGCAATTGCTTTTTTGAACTCTTCCGTGAGTAGCGGAACAACTTCGAACAGATCACCAATAATACCATAATCAGCAGCTTCGAAAATTGGAGCTTCCGGATCTTTGTTGACTGCAACGATGACCTTGGAATTCGACATACCGGCAAGATGCTGGATTGCCCCAGAGATGCCGCATGCAATATACAAATCGGGGGTAACCACTTTTCCGGTTTGACCAATTTGCAAGGAGTAATCACAAAAATCAGCGTCACATGCCCCGCGGGAAGCCCCGACTGCTCCATGAAGTACTTCCGCTAATTCCTCGAGCGGCTTAAACCCATTAGCACTTTTCACTCCACGACCACCCGAGACGATAATCTTTGCTTCACTGAGATCTACCCCGCCTGTTGTTTTCTTCACGATTTCTTTTACAGTCGTTCGTAAATCTTTGATCGCCGGTAGAAAGGGGACCACCTCTGTTTCCACAGGCTTTTCTAACACCTCAAAGTTGTTCGGGCGAAGGGTCGCAAAAACAGTACCATTACGGAAACGTCTTCTTTGAAACGCTTTACCTGCGTAAATTGGACGAGTAAAGACAACCGTATCATCGTCGAGTACTGCTTCTGTACAATCGGAGATCAACCCAAGCTTCAAACGTGCCGCCAACCGTGGTGCCAAATCTTTTCCAATCGCAGTATGTCCCATGAGTATAACCTCTGGTTCAACTTCGTCAACTAATTGCCTCACCGTCTGTACATACGCATCCGTCGTATATACTTCTAACCGTTCATCGTTCACGACATATAGCGTGTTTGCCCCGTATTTACTTATCTCATCTGTGAAAACCGCTGAATCCGAGCCAAACAAGGCACAAGTAATTTCTCCTCCTTGGGCCACCTGCTGGGCAACTGTTAATGCCTCATAGGTTACGTGTCTTAACTTCCCGTCTTTAATTTCTGCCAAAACAAGTACTTTTTTTCCCATGTCCCTCTCCTCCTTTGTTTTTATACGACTTTGTCTTCGTTTTGCAAAATTTGAACGAGTTCACTGACTTGATCCTGAATTTCTCCATCTAAAATCCGTCCTGCTTGTTTTTTAGCCGGCAAAAATTGATCAATGATCAATGTAGAAGCTGTCGTATCTTCACTTTCTAAAGCCAAATCTTCTACCGATAAGGTCTCCAACGGTTTTTTCTTTGCTTTCATGATCCCGGGCAGAGACGGATAACGAGGCTCATTCAATCCTTGTTGAGCAGTAACAAGAAAAGGTAATTGAACCTCGACAATTTCCACGTCACCTTCCACATCTCTTTCTACAGTTGCTATCCCTTCATTCAATGTTAGTTTCGTAATCGTCGATACGTGAGGTATCCCAAGGTTTTCTGCAACACGTATCGCTACTTGACCTGAGCCAGAATCGACGGCCATGTTGCCGCCCAGAATCAAATCATAATCACGGTTTTTGATAGCTGCAGCGATCAAATTGGAAGCAGTCCATTCATCGGATTCCTGCCCGTCCCATCCGATCAACACAGCTTGATCCGCTCCCATCGCAAGTGCTGTCCGCAAGGCACTTGCCGTCCGAGACGGGCCTACTGTAATTGCCGTTATTTCTGCTCCGATTTCTTCCTTGATTTTTACAGCTTCTTCAACGGCATACTCATCGTAAGGATTCATAATAAACTCAACATTTTCTTCACTAATTTGTCCGTCTCCAATTACTATATTTTCTTCTGTATCAAAGGTCTGCTTTAATAAAACGAGTATATTCATCCAACTTCCTCCTATCTAAAATTCCTGAAAAATTAATTTTTCTTACAGACGACTTTATGCACGATGATTTCGGCATTTCATTCCATCCCTCCAATCTGTGAGGACTTTACACCCTTTTTTATTGCAAGTACCATGCCAACATTAAAAAATGGGAGGAAAAGGCGAAAAATCCAGAAATACCAACAAAAGTCTACCTTTCACCTTCATACTTTTTTTATCTTTGAAACAAAAACAATTCAAAAAAGCACCCTTTGGGTGCTTTTTTGTCATTTTAGTAAGTTTTTTTTGAATCTCGAACCAAAAATGACTCGTTAACAAAAATAACTTTTTATTGATGAACTTGTAACTTATATTGTTTCAGTTTCCGGACGATCGTCGTTTGGCTAGTCTTCAATTGCTGAGCCATTTCGTACGTACTGCTATACTTCTGTATCGCGACGGCCAAAATCTTCCGTTCAGCAATTTCTTTCGCTTCTTTTAATGTCATCTCTTTCTCATACTCATCTTCTCGATCATTTTCTGGTTGATCATATTCTGGTTCGCTATATTCCTGATGACCATATTCGGTCGGAAGATGTTTGACAGTTACAATGTTTTCCGCAACTGTAAGAATCAGTCTTTCAACTAGGTTTGACAGTTCACGCACATTTCCAGGCCATTCATAATTGTAAAAAAACTCTTTTATTCCTCGGTCAAATTCCTTCGTCATTCCGTATTTTGTATTTACTGCTCGAAGAACATGATAAACGAGCGGTAAAATATCTTCTTTCCGTTCTCTCAAAGGAGGGATATGAATCGGTATGAGATTTAACCGATAAAATAAATCTTCACGAAACTCTCCTTGTTTCACCATTTGTTTCAAATCCCGGTTGGTTGCGGCAATCAACCTGATATCGACATCAATTGTCTTTGTTCCGCCAACCCGTTGAATTTTCTTCTCCTGCAAAACATGGAGAAGTTTAACTTGCAACGCTAATGGCAAATCGCCGACTTCATCTAGGAACAGTGTACCGTTGTGTGCAATCTCAAACATACCTAGTTTCCCTGTCCGCTTGGCGCCGGTAAAGGCGCCAGATTCGTATCCGAACAGTTCCGATTCCAACAAGTCATGGGGAATAGCACCACAATTGATCTTTACGAATTTCCCACTCTCACTCCGCTGACCTGAACGATGGATGTGTCTTGCCAACACATCCTTTCCCACTCCCGTTTCCCCCAGAACTAGCACGGTGGCGTCAACCTCTGAAATCCGTTCAGCCAAATCGTAAACCTCCAACATGTTGGCGCTTTCCATAATGACATCAGGATCCCGATGTTTGTTTGATTTCAACTTCTCCAATTCTTTCTTGTAGTATTCATTTAACTCAAGTGCCTTTCTCAGCTCACGATATGCTTCGTCCAGTTCTGTAAAATCACGACTGTTTGTGATTACCCTTTCAATTTCCCCTTCTTCGTTAAAAATCGGCTTGCCTGTTGTCAATCGTTCATGACCGGCGTTACTAACCGTCAAAATGGTAACTATCTTCTTCTGTTCAAGAACCTTCAACGTTACTGAGTCTTTTAAATATCCGTCTTTAACCAGGGCTCTTACATTTTTACCAACAAAACATTCTTTAGGAAAACCCGTGAGTTTTTCTATTGCTGAATTTGCTTTTAAAGTGTTTCCCTTACCGTCTGTAATATATATCACGTCATATGAACCTTCGATGATCGCATCAAGTTCTTCGTTCACTTGACTTAATTGGTTTATGTTACGTTGCATTTGTTGAATGTAAACTCCGTCGTTAACGACATAAAAGAAGCTTGATTCACCCTGATCCCCCCATTCGTTACATTGCAAAGCGTAAGTATTACCTTCCAACTGGGCAGAAATAAAGTTATTTTCACAAACCGTCCATTGATCAAAAAACTCTTGTATATTGATTCCAAAGGCCGTTTTTGCGGAGAGTCTAGCAAAAAGAGAATTGTATTGTTTAATAACTCCATCATGATTTGTTACCGCCACTGTTAACGGGATGTTTTCCAGCCACTTCAATGCATTACTCATTCGTTAACCCCCTCGTTTTATACCAAAACCATATAAGTTCAAGAGTCATAATAATTGAAATCACCACTACTAACTTACCGAACCTATGAATTTCTAATTACAGACTTATTTATTTTTACATTCTAGAATCTGGATGAAGTAAAGATAGGGAAAATAAGAGGAGAGTTTTATAAATATTAATTCTATTTAAAAATTATTATAAACTAAAAAAAGAAGATTCTCACCCAAAAAGGTCTATCTTTTTTCCTCAACCAAACTGAACAAGCAATTATAATAGAGATAGATATTCTATGTTGGAGGTTAGACCATGTTCAGGCAAGGAAAAAAAGATGTTCAAAAAACGCTCTTTGATCAGGATCAAGCATTTCCAGATCACATCATTGAATTACTGAAAAAAGCTGGCAGATGATTTCTATCGCCTTATTCTTACTCAAATTGATGAAGAACGATTTTCTGCTTTGTATAGTGATAAAGCGAGTCGTCCGAATAAGCCAGTCAATGTACTGGTTAGCTTACTTGTACTTAAACAACAGAATATACTATCAGACTAGGAACTAATTGTATCGCTATATTTCGACTATCGCTTTCAGTATGCCTTGGGCTTAGAGGCGAACTCAGACAAGGAACGCCTCTGCGTGAATACGCTATCCAACTTTAGATGTTGCCTTGTAGAACATGAACTCCAAACTGGAGAAAGTCATCTCCAAAAAGAAATGAAATCAATTGCTGAAAAGATGGCAGAGTTCCTTTCTTTAATTAAATAGATGGCTCGCATGGACTCCACCATGATCGACAGTTCCTGTAAAAAAATGACGCGTATTGAACTGGTGTATACGGTCATTCGTAATATGGTAAGAGAATTAAGCAAAAACCCGGATTTAGAACTTCCTGAATCCTATTTGGCATACCTTGAAAAAGGCCATAAAAATAAAACAATATACAAGACCAAATCGACAGAAGAAGGCTCTAAACTTGAATCCCTTATCCGACAAGCCCATGGGTTCAAGAAAAATCAGTTGCCTTAGACTCCCTTTCCTGTGGACATCTTTCCCGTCTTCTTCAAGAACAATCAATCGAAACAGAAGATGGAGTCGATGTTCCTATCGAAGGGACAAAGTTAAGTTATCATCTCGTATACTTCAAAATCCATCTGATCCAGACGCAACCTTTCGAATAAAGGTTGCGAAAATCACATTGGAAACAGCTTGAACCTTGTAGAAGTTCATGACCAAGAAAAAGAAATAGGTCTCATTATCCACGCCGATTTGAAGGAGAAGGTCTAGGGCATAAAGATGTTGAAACAACATGGAAGACATATGCACATATATTAAATGAAATGCGTACAGAAGATAAACAAGAAACAGTATCTATTTTTGAAAAGATGCTTGTGTAAAAAATGTGTAAAATAAAATCATTTTCTATTGGATTCTAACAAAACAAAAAAGTACACTTAAACACTGATATGACAACGTTTAAGTGTACATGATTTTTTTTAAACTTAACCAGAAGTAACATGGAAATACCAGTGGCCGGGGTCGAACCGGCACATCCAGAGGATACATGATTTTGAGTCGCTTATCACCTCGTACATGCTTCCGGAAGGCATCACGTTAATATTTACGTACGTTCAGACGGATAAACGGTTACATGACCGCTTTCCTTTGTTATCGTTTAGTATATCGTATGTATGCGGAAAAGACAAGTAGTTTCGTAGAATCGCATTTCTAGCGAATTAGTGGACAATCACCCGCGAAAGTAAAAGTAATTTCGTCTGAGGGCGTTCTGACGACATCGGTTTATGTAAAAAGCGACCAACCTCGCAAGGCTGCCCGCTAGTGTGTGTGTTACTTGGTTAGTGATATTTTAATAGTTTCGGTTCCAAAAGCGCCTGTTTGAGCTTGTAGAACTGTTTTAGCTAGGTCGACCTCGGCTCCTACTTCGAATACTACCTTACCCGTTTTCTCAAGGTTAGGGTTAATTTGCGTTAGGAAGAAGTCTCCCATAGAGTCTCCCATAGCCATCATTACGGT contains:
- a CDS encoding sigma-54 interaction domain-containing protein yields the protein MSNALKWLENIPLTVAVTNHDGVIKQYNSLFARLSAKTAFGINIQEFFDQWTVCENNFISAQLEGNTYALQCNEWGDQGESSFFYVVNDGVYIQQMQRNINQLSQVNEELDAIIEGSYDVIYITDGKGNTLKANSAIEKLTGFPKECFVGKNVRALVKDGYLKDSVTLKVLEQKKIVTILTVSNAGHERLTTGKPIFNEEGEIERVITNSRDFTELDEAYRELRKALELNEYYKKELEKLKSNKHRDPDVIMESANMLEVYDLAERISEVDATVLVLGETGVGKDVLARHIHRSGQRSESGKFVKINCGAIPHDLLESELFGYESGAFTGAKRTGKLGMFEIAHNGTLFLDEVGDLPLALQVKLLHVLQEKKIQRVGGTKTIDVDIRLIAATNRDLKQMVKQGEFREDLFYRLNLIPIHIPPLRERKEDILPLVYHVLRAVNTKYGMTKEFDRGIKEFFYNYEWPGNVRELSNLVERLILTVAENIVTVKHLPTEYGHQEYSEPEYDQPENDREDEYEKEMTLKEAKEIAERKILAVAIQKYSSTYEMAQQLKTSQTTIVRKLKQYKLQVHQ
- a CDS encoding electron transfer flavoprotein subunit beta/FixA family protein, yielding MNILVLLKQTFDTEENIVIGDGQISEENVEFIMNPYDEYAVEEAVKIKEEIGAEITAITVGPSRTASALRTALAMGADQAVLIGWDGQESDEWTASNLIAAAIKNRDYDLILGGNMAVDSGSGQVAIRVAENLGIPHVSTITKLTLNEGIATVERDVEGDVEIVEVQLPFLVTAQQGLNEPRYPSLPGIMKAKKKPLETLSVEDLALESEDTTASTLIIDQFLPAKKQAGRILDGEIQDQVSELVQILQNEDKVV
- a CDS encoding electron transfer flavoprotein subunit alpha/FixB family protein, producing the protein MGKKVLVLAEIKDGKLRHVTYEALTVAQQVAQGGEITCALFGSDSAVFTDEISKYGANTLYVVNDERLEVYTTDAYVQTVRQLVDEVEPEVILMGHTAIGKDLAPRLAARLKLGLISDCTEAVLDDDTVVFTRPIYAGKAFQRRRFRNGTVFATLRPNNFEVLEKPVETEVVPFLPAIKDLRTTVKEIVKKTTGGVDLSEAKIIVSGGRGVKSANGFKPLEELAEVLHGAVGASRGACDADFCDYSLQIGQTGKVVTPDLYIACGISGAIQHLAGMSNSKVIVAVNKDPEAPIFEAADYGIIGDLFEVVPLLTEEFKKAIAVNA